In Synechococcus sp. CC9616, the following are encoded in one genomic region:
- the glpK gene encoding glycerol kinase GlpK, with protein MADQPLLLALDQGTSSSRAAVFTAAGELVASACSPLPIQYPADGWVEQQPEAIWNSQRQALIDLHNGLNNDQRRAVVSCGITNQRETTVLWRRSNGRPCGPALVWQDGRTTEICRQWKEAGFEKDWRERTGLLLDPYFSASKIHWMLSHYDDAAAAAAVDDLCFGTVESWLLWQLTGGQRHGSDVSNASRTLLMDLEQRCWVETFCDRTGLPVSALPELLPCRGDFGRISEGLPFAGLPIQALLGDQQAATLGQLCLKPGEAKCTYGTGAFLVINTGDNIRRCDSGLLSTLGWTDERGTPTYCLEGSLFNAGTVVQWLRDGLGIIDTADDVNRLAGQVSDSGGVMLVPAFTGWGTPHWDPLARGMMIGLTRDSSSSHIARAALEGIALSVATLVELAESAIGAELGELAVDGGAAASDPLLQAQADCTGLTVRRAANLESTARGVALFAGVQAGVVTDIDDLVRRRGDGASLFEPQIDTSHRARWRNRWNDAVTRSLGWHG; from the coding sequence ATGGCGGATCAGCCTCTCCTCCTCGCACTCGACCAGGGAACCAGCAGTTCCCGAGCCGCTGTCTTCACTGCGGCTGGCGAGCTTGTGGCCAGCGCTTGTTCCCCGCTGCCGATCCAGTACCCGGCGGACGGCTGGGTGGAACAGCAACCGGAAGCGATCTGGAACAGCCAACGCCAGGCTCTGATCGATCTACACAACGGCCTGAACAACGACCAACGACGGGCGGTTGTGAGCTGTGGCATCACGAATCAACGCGAGACGACGGTGCTGTGGAGACGCAGCAACGGTCGGCCCTGCGGTCCGGCATTGGTCTGGCAGGACGGGCGCACCACCGAGATCTGCCGCCAATGGAAGGAGGCGGGATTCGAAAAGGACTGGCGGGAGCGCACCGGCCTGCTGCTCGACCCCTACTTCAGCGCCAGCAAGATCCACTGGATGCTGTCGCACTACGACGATGCTGCCGCCGCGGCAGCCGTTGACGACCTCTGCTTCGGAACGGTGGAGAGCTGGTTGCTGTGGCAGCTCACAGGAGGGCAACGTCATGGATCGGACGTGAGCAATGCAAGCCGCACCTTGCTGATGGATCTCGAGCAGCGCTGCTGGGTGGAGACGTTCTGCGACCGGACCGGGCTCCCGGTCAGTGCACTGCCGGAGTTGCTGCCGTGTCGCGGTGATTTCGGCCGGATCAGCGAGGGACTTCCCTTCGCCGGCTTGCCGATCCAGGCACTGCTGGGTGACCAGCAGGCCGCAACCCTCGGGCAGCTTTGCCTGAAACCAGGCGAAGCGAAGTGCACCTACGGCACCGGAGCCTTTCTTGTGATCAACACCGGCGACAACATCCGCCGATGCGATTCAGGGCTGCTCAGCACACTCGGTTGGACCGATGAGCGGGGCACGCCCACCTATTGCCTCGAGGGCAGCTTGTTCAATGCCGGCACCGTCGTGCAATGGCTGCGGGATGGACTGGGAATCATCGACACGGCCGATGACGTGAATCGCCTGGCAGGGCAGGTATCGGATTCCGGCGGCGTGATGCTGGTGCCCGCGTTCACCGGTTGGGGCACGCCTCACTGGGATCCGCTGGCCCGCGGAATGATGATTGGTTTGACCCGGGACAGCAGCAGCAGCCACATCGCCAGGGCAGCCCTGGAGGGGATCGCGCTCTCGGTGGCAACACTGGTTGAGCTGGCGGAGAGTGCGATCGGAGCAGAGCTCGGTGAGCTGGCGGTCGATGGCGGTGCTGCGGCCTCAGACCCTCTCCTGCAGGCTCAGGCCGACTGCACAGGGCTGACCGTCAGACGAGCGGCCAATCTGGAAAGCACCGCCCGCGGCGTCGCCCTCTTCGCCGGCGTTCAGGCTGGTGTGGTGACAGATATCGATGATCTGGTGCGGCGGCGGGGCGATGGCGCAAGCCTGTTTGAGCCGCAGATCGACACAAGCCATCGCGCACGTTGGCGTAATCGCTGGAATGACGCCGTGACCCGCAGTCTGGGATGGCATGGCTGA
- a CDS encoding AGE family epimerase/isomerase, with product MHQDGVQNLDTISRLIYGFATAYMVTGDERALEASINGTEYMQRHFRHQNKSEGICYWYSQIDVQSDGSLRKYMGSTAGGDEGGNAIPCYEQIYALAGPTQTYRLTGSPTIRTDIDDTITFLNRFYKDHGPYGGYYSHVDPVTFDPKADSLGVNKAKKNWNSVGDHAPAYLINLYLATGEQGYATFLEDTFDTICDHFPDYGYSPFMNEKFFDDWSRDLKWGIHQARCVVGHNLKVAWNLTRMQSLTPKESYKTFAHQIADAIPPAGCDNQRGGWYDMMERTLKDGEEHYRRVWHDRKAWWQQEQGILAYYIMAGVYDDKPEYLRFAREGSAFYNGWFLDYEQGGVYFNVLANGQPYALGSERGKGSHSMAGYHSFELCFLAAIYSNLLVNKIPMDFFFKPEPHAWPDNKLRVAPDLLPPGSIELAEVWIDDKNYTDFDREKLIVNLPESDKAVRVRVRIEPAGLGFSAGLTNFDNAIGTFTLDGDLTKCKLHFLKRAVERVPGMKGMILDMSNLKSVDDTGWNYLLFTKQQRGADFSLQLKGLNPEISQGLKDAELDEEFGVIG from the coding sequence ATGCACCAGGATGGTGTCCAGAACCTGGATACCATTTCACGCCTGATTTATGGCTTTGCAACGGCCTACATGGTCACAGGTGATGAGCGTGCTCTAGAGGCATCCATCAACGGCACGGAATACATGCAGCGCCATTTCCGTCATCAGAATAAATCCGAAGGAATCTGCTACTGGTACAGCCAAATTGATGTTCAGAGTGACGGTTCACTTCGTAAGTACATGGGCTCCACCGCTGGTGGTGATGAAGGAGGTAACGCCATCCCCTGTTACGAGCAGATTTATGCACTGGCTGGTCCCACACAGACTTATCGCCTGACCGGATCACCAACAATCCGAACCGATATTGATGACACCATTACCTTCCTGAACCGCTTCTACAAGGACCACGGTCCCTACGGCGGTTACTACTCTCACGTGGATCCGGTCACCTTCGACCCGAAAGCAGATTCACTGGGAGTGAACAAGGCCAAGAAGAACTGGAACTCTGTAGGAGATCACGCCCCTGCCTATCTGATCAACCTCTATCTGGCGACAGGCGAGCAGGGCTACGCCACGTTCCTCGAAGACACCTTCGACACCATCTGTGATCACTTCCCGGATTACGGATACAGCCCGTTCATGAACGAGAAGTTCTTCGACGACTGGTCCCGTGATTTGAAGTGGGGCATTCACCAGGCCCGTTGCGTCGTCGGCCACAACCTCAAAGTTGCCTGGAACCTGACGCGGATGCAGAGCCTGACGCCAAAGGAGAGCTATAAGACCTTCGCCCACCAGATCGCTGACGCCATTCCCCCTGCCGGATGTGATAACCAGCGTGGTGGCTGGTACGACATGATGGAGCGGACGCTGAAGGATGGCGAAGAGCACTATCGCCGCGTTTGGCACGACCGCAAGGCCTGGTGGCAGCAGGAACAAGGCATCCTGGCTTACTACATCATGGCTGGCGTTTATGACGACAAGCCTGAGTATCTGCGCTTCGCCCGTGAAGGCAGCGCTTTCTATAACGGCTGGTTCCTTGACTATGAGCAAGGTGGCGTTTATTTCAACGTTCTTGCCAACGGTCAGCCCTATGCCTTGGGATCTGAGCGCGGCAAAGGCAGCCACTCCATGGCTGGTTATCACTCCTTTGAACTCTGTTTCCTCGCAGCGATTTACTCGAATCTGCTGGTGAACAAGATTCCAATGGACTTCTTCTTCAAGCCCGAGCCCCATGCCTGGCCTGACAACAAGTTGCGCGTGGCTCCAGACCTGCTGCCCCCGGGCAGCATTGAGCTGGCTGAAGTTTGGATTGACGACAAGAATTACACCGATTTCGATCGTGAAAAGCTCATCGTCAACCTGCCCGAATCTGACAAAGCCGTCAGAGTGCGCGTTCGAATTGAACCAGCAGGGCTTGGATTCAGTGCCGGACTCACCAACTTCGATAACGCCATTGGTACTTTCACCTTGGATGGCGATCTCACCAAGTGCAAGCTTCACTTCCTGAAGCGTGCGGTTGAAAGAGTTCCTGGCATGAAGGGCATGATCCTGGACATGTCGAATCTCAAGTCCGTTGATGACACCGGCTGGAACTATCTGCTGTTTACCAAGCAGCAACGGGGTGCCGATTTCAGCCTGCAACTCAAGGGACTGAACCCTGAGATCAGCCAGGGGCTCAAAGATGCTGAGCTCGACGAAGAGTTTGGTGTGATTGGCTGA
- a CDS encoding tRNA-(ms[2]io[6]A)-hydroxylase — protein sequence MTTTTAPEKSTASIRWLASATSQTWLDQANAHPMEVLIDHAHCERKAAGAAVQMMFRYLCEPGLGEALSPLAREELEHFEQVLAVLQSKGRYLEPLPAPAYGGELARRIRKGEPERMLDSFLVSGLIEARSHERMALLAEHSSDPELRALYGNLLASEARHFGLYWTLAENRWPRDQIVSRLKELAELETWALTGELNRPEDVRMHSVGIVVPD from the coding sequence ATGACAACCACAACAGCGCCAGAGAAGTCCACTGCCTCCATTCGCTGGCTTGCATCCGCCACAAGTCAGACCTGGCTGGATCAGGCCAACGCCCATCCCATGGAAGTGCTGATTGATCATGCTCATTGCGAGCGCAAAGCAGCCGGGGCAGCTGTTCAGATGATGTTTCGCTATCTCTGCGAACCCGGGCTGGGCGAAGCACTCAGCCCCCTTGCGCGTGAGGAATTGGAGCATTTCGAGCAGGTTTTAGCGGTGCTTCAATCCAAAGGCCGCTACCTGGAGCCCCTCCCGGCGCCGGCTTATGGAGGAGAACTGGCGCGCCGAATCCGCAAAGGAGAACCGGAGCGGATGCTCGATTCTTTTCTCGTTTCCGGCCTAATTGAAGCGCGCAGTCATGAGCGCATGGCCTTGTTGGCGGAACACAGTTCTGATCCGGAACTCAGAGCGCTCTACGGCAATCTTCTGGCCAGCGAAGCTCGACATTTCGGGCTCTATTGGACGTTGGCGGAAAACCGTTGGCCGCGAGATCAGATTGTTAGTCGCTTAAAAGAACTTGCCGAGCTTGAGACATGGGCGTTGACCGGGGAGCTCAACAGACCTGAAGATGTCAGGATGCATTCGGTAGGAATCGTCGTTCCAGACTGA
- a CDS encoding DJ-1/PfpI family protein: MLLSAHGNSKGKIGVFIEDHFDMTEYRLFNRRFPAAGYDVQYISNLWGNPTLQFGSNPDNGWVEEHLTVSKDVKDVTPSEYVGFLLIGAYATDRLRYTVKPEKGKPNDAPAVELMRKIFATPGVKVGTICHSLWLLCADRTLLEGKKVTCAHNILCDVENAGGLVQYGDDGTVGSVVDGDLISAKHPAFTDELIDIYLKEIEKS; the protein is encoded by the coding sequence ATGTTGCTCAGCGCACACGGTAATTCGAAGGGAAAAATCGGCGTCTTCATTGAAGACCACTTCGATATGACTGAATATCGACTTTTCAACAGGAGATTCCCTGCTGCCGGATACGATGTTCAATATATATCTAACCTTTGGGGAAATCCCACACTTCAATTTGGTTCCAATCCAGACAATGGTTGGGTTGAAGAACATTTGACCGTATCCAAAGACGTAAAAGATGTAACCCCCAGTGAATATGTTGGATTTTTATTAATTGGGGCCTATGCCACCGATCGTCTTCGTTACACCGTTAAACCAGAGAAGGGCAAACCAAATGATGCTCCTGCTGTTGAATTGATGAGAAAGATCTTTGCGACGCCAGGCGTGAAGGTTGGAACAATTTGCCACTCGCTCTGGCTGTTATGTGCCGACCGTACCTTATTGGAAGGCAAGAAGGTCACTTGCGCTCACAACATTCTCTGCGATGTTGAAAACGCAGGTGGCCTTGTTCAGTATGGTGATGACGGCACGGTTGGTAGTGTGGTAGATGGCGACCTCATCAGCGCCAAACATCCTGCTTTTACAGACGAGCTGATTGATATTTACCTTAAGGAGATTGAAAAATCCTGA
- the aroQ gene encoding type II 3-dehydroquinate dehydratase, which translates to MQLLLLNGPNLNLLGQREPDIYGQTTLASIESALQAEAEREGAQLDCFQSNFEGALVERLQAAMGVTQGILINAGAYTHTSIALRDALSGVAIPYVELHLSNTHARETFRHQSFLAAGAVGVVSGFGAQSYSLALQGLLNHLRCGRS; encoded by the coding sequence GTGCAACTGCTGCTTCTCAATGGCCCCAATCTGAATCTGTTGGGGCAACGGGAACCTGACATCTACGGACAGACCACCCTGGCCTCGATTGAGTCGGCCCTGCAGGCAGAGGCGGAGCGTGAAGGGGCTCAGCTGGACTGTTTTCAGAGCAACTTCGAGGGTGCTCTCGTGGAACGGCTCCAGGCGGCGATGGGGGTGACCCAGGGAATCCTGATCAATGCAGGGGCCTACACCCACACCTCCATTGCCCTGCGTGATGCCCTCTCAGGGGTGGCGATTCCCTATGTGGAGCTGCACCTGAGCAACACCCATGCCCGAGAAACCTTTCGCCATCAATCGTTTTTGGCTGCCGGTGCTGTCGGGGTGGTGAGCGGTTTCGGCGCCCAGAGTTATTCCCTGGCTCTGCAGGGGCTGTTGAACCATCTCCGCTGCGGCAGATCATGA
- a CDS encoding tetratricopeptide repeat protein — protein MSTPDRDHNRAGVEAAMRGDLGAAEQAFRRALQQAPNNPGVFLNLTRLLQMQKRHRELIQLFETSFSKRDPAILPDPLKCMLAQSAFRIYDYRLVIRLLKDLETSQLQRPDVSLPLSEAYLRAGKLSDAKTLLQQALLANPNDPSLITNLAIVQMEQGDYEAAETLYQRVIQQHPQQFLGHYNLGRFFQTLGRVDEARQAFLVCQQLVPHAPEAKKALQELDASSQHGASATLNPLEACYAAIESQHWQLASDRLKQHRNKIDHIRWTAAICELPSKWQAEFGDPAGFSPTHLVQTSQLFDQHDVVLKTLVEEIRTLDSLVWNRAGKPTRDGFQTHEMLAGSQTACVLTLNKTLKMALDGYLSKQLSLPIPLEPDPESISGWAVILKQGGYQKRHIHPEAKISGVLYLCVDKITSSDDCPDGNLMFSTPSPLKITPKAGRVVLFPSFLPHETIPQTSASEERICIAFNFS, from the coding sequence ATGTCAACGCCTGATCGAGACCACAACCGCGCAGGCGTCGAAGCGGCCATGAGAGGAGATCTTGGCGCTGCGGAACAAGCCTTTCGTCGTGCTCTTCAGCAGGCACCGAACAATCCTGGTGTTTTTCTCAATCTCACCAGGCTTCTGCAGATGCAGAAACGCCACCGTGAATTGATCCAGCTGTTTGAAACAAGTTTTTCGAAACGCGATCCAGCGATTCTCCCTGATCCGTTGAAATGCATGTTGGCTCAATCAGCCTTCCGGATCTATGATTACCGCTTGGTGATTCGATTGCTGAAGGATCTCGAAACCAGCCAATTGCAACGGCCCGACGTCTCGCTTCCCCTCAGCGAGGCCTACCTCCGGGCAGGGAAACTCTCGGATGCCAAAACACTGCTTCAGCAAGCGCTTCTTGCCAACCCCAATGACCCATCCCTGATCACAAATCTGGCCATTGTGCAGATGGAGCAGGGCGATTACGAAGCAGCCGAAACGCTGTATCAACGAGTGATCCAACAACATCCTCAGCAATTTCTGGGTCACTACAACCTCGGGCGCTTTTTTCAAACCCTGGGGCGAGTTGATGAAGCACGCCAAGCCTTTCTTGTCTGCCAGCAACTTGTACCCCACGCGCCAGAGGCAAAAAAGGCACTGCAAGAACTCGATGCCAGTTCTCAACATGGCGCGTCAGCAACCCTGAATCCTTTGGAGGCCTGCTACGCGGCGATCGAATCCCAGCATTGGCAGCTCGCCTCTGATCGACTGAAGCAACATCGAAACAAGATTGATCACATTCGTTGGACGGCAGCCATCTGTGAATTGCCGTCAAAATGGCAAGCTGAATTTGGTGATCCAGCAGGCTTTAGCCCAACCCATTTGGTTCAAACATCACAACTTTTCGATCAGCATGATGTGGTGTTGAAAACCTTGGTCGAAGAGATCCGAACACTCGACAGCTTGGTTTGGAACCGGGCAGGGAAACCAACCCGAGACGGGTTTCAAACCCACGAAATGCTTGCCGGCTCTCAAACCGCGTGCGTACTGACACTGAACAAAACCTTGAAAATGGCTCTTGACGGCTATTTGTCAAAACAGCTGTCCTTACCAATCCCACTCGAACCGGATCCTGAATCGATCAGTGGCTGGGCTGTGATCCTGAAACAAGGGGGATATCAGAAACGCCATATCCACCCGGAAGCCAAGATCAGTGGTGTGCTTTATCTCTGCGTCGACAAGATCACATCATCGGATGACTGTCCTGATGGCAACCTGATGTTCTCAACACCATCTCCATTGAAGATCACGCCGAAGGCTGGCAGGGTTGTGTTGTTTCCGAGCTTTCTTCCCCACGAAACGATTCCCCAGACCAGTGCATCTGAAGAACGCATCTGTATCGCTTTTAATTTTTCCTGA
- a CDS encoding carboxymuconolactone decarboxylase family protein produces MDLHENAVTGDRDLIDALSGVNPAFGDFCVRVAAEAWGKPLIDQKTKALLAVALDVDNQSFHGAGVPFEAHVTMALKQGTTFAELEELLLWTCVYCGFNKAAGAFGRLNELKEKYKDTFPSA; encoded by the coding sequence ATGGATCTGCACGAAAACGCTGTTACCGGAGATCGTGATCTTATTGATGCCTTGTCCGGTGTTAACCCTGCGTTCGGAGATTTTTGCGTTCGTGTCGCGGCTGAGGCATGGGGGAAGCCTTTAATTGATCAAAAAACAAAGGCTTTGCTTGCAGTCGCTTTGGATGTTGACAATCAATCATTCCATGGCGCGGGCGTTCCTTTTGAGGCCCATGTCACCATGGCGCTCAAACAGGGAACCACGTTTGCAGAGCTTGAAGAACTGTTGCTTTGGACATGTGTCTACTGCGGTTTCAATAAAGCTGCCGGAGCCTTTGGGAGGCTGAATGAACTCAAGGAAAAGTACAAAGATACATTCCCTTCTGCATAA
- a CDS encoding glycoside hydrolase family 13 protein translates to MTAFSDPPTWVSEAVIYQIFPDRFRRSGKVSAQRDLPLQPWGSDPREEGFQGGDLYGVIEALESLQEMGVNCLYLTPIFSSAANHRYHAYDYFEVDPLLGGNAALDALIAAVHERGMRLVLDGVFNHCGRGFWAFHHLVENGALSPYRDWFHVNQLPLKPYPAEGEACGYECWWSLPDLPKFNHANPAVREHLLSVGRHWLERGIDGWRLDVPAEVPADFWVAFREVVREVNPDAWIVGEIWGDARAWLNGEHFDGVMNYRLGWSSLCWAAGERLRQGYRNREYPLNPLASEELISIWNTTAGWYRPQVNKAQMNLLDSHDVPRALHTLNGDVEALKLALLMLFLQPGAPCVYYGTETGLAGGPMSEQSSGPEPGCREAYPWGQPWAADLRSYLSGLAALRRDHPSLCDGSMQWESRGDDGMLGRSGSFQVWINRSRNQDLPIDLSDTQTRVFWSSASPLSPSGAVGTQSAVLLMSDEALDEN, encoded by the coding sequence ATGACGGCCTTCAGCGATCCGCCGACCTGGGTGTCGGAAGCTGTGATTTATCAGATCTTCCCGGACCGTTTTCGCCGCAGCGGAAAGGTGTCCGCTCAGCGCGATCTCCCGCTTCAGCCCTGGGGCAGTGATCCACGCGAAGAAGGCTTTCAAGGGGGGGATCTTTACGGGGTGATCGAGGCGCTGGAATCTCTGCAGGAGATGGGAGTGAACTGCCTTTACCTCACTCCGATCTTCAGTTCAGCTGCGAACCATCGCTACCACGCCTACGACTACTTCGAGGTGGATCCGCTGCTTGGAGGCAATGCAGCACTGGATGCCTTGATCGCCGCCGTTCATGAACGGGGAATGCGACTTGTGCTGGATGGCGTCTTCAATCACTGTGGCCGCGGCTTCTGGGCGTTCCACCATCTGGTTGAAAACGGTGCCCTTTCGCCCTATCGGGATTGGTTTCATGTCAATCAGCTTCCGCTGAAGCCCTATCCAGCTGAGGGAGAGGCCTGCGGCTACGAGTGTTGGTGGTCGCTGCCGGATCTGCCGAAGTTCAACCATGCCAATCCCGCCGTCCGTGAGCATCTGCTGTCGGTGGGCCGCCATTGGTTGGAACGGGGAATTGATGGTTGGCGTCTCGATGTGCCAGCCGAGGTACCCGCAGATTTTTGGGTGGCATTCAGGGAGGTGGTTCGGGAGGTCAACCCTGATGCCTGGATCGTTGGAGAGATCTGGGGAGACGCCCGTGCCTGGCTCAACGGAGAGCACTTTGACGGTGTGATGAACTACCGACTCGGTTGGAGCAGCTTGTGCTGGGCCGCTGGTGAGCGCTTACGTCAGGGATATCGCAATCGTGAATATCCCCTGAACCCTCTTGCCAGCGAGGAGCTGATTTCAATCTGGAACACCACGGCGGGCTGGTATCGGCCGCAGGTGAACAAGGCCCAGATGAATCTGCTGGACAGCCACGACGTCCCCAGGGCGCTGCATACCCTCAATGGCGACGTCGAGGCACTCAAGCTGGCGCTCCTGATGCTGTTTCTGCAACCCGGTGCGCCCTGTGTTTATTACGGCACGGAAACGGGCTTGGCCGGAGGTCCGATGAGCGAGCAGTCCAGTGGACCGGAACCTGGCTGCCGCGAGGCCTATCCGTGGGGTCAGCCCTGGGCAGCGGACCTGCGCTCATACCTGAGCGGTCTGGCAGCACTCCGACGGGACCATCCATCGCTATGCGATGGGTCCATGCAGTGGGAGAGCCGCGGGGACGACGGAATGCTTGGTCGTTCCGGTTCCTTTCAGGTGTGGATCAACCGCAGCCGCAATCAAGACCTTCCAATCGACTTGAGCGATACCCAAACCCGGGTTTTTTGGTCATCGGCATCACCCCTGTCGCCCTCTGGGGCTGTTGGAACTCAATCTGCGGTGCTGCTGATGAGTGATGAAGCCCTTGACGAGAATTGA